One part of the Clostridium thermosuccinogenes genome encodes these proteins:
- a CDS encoding galactokinase, producing the protein MDINQLKQKFIEIFGDNGEALRVFSSPGRVNLIGEHTDYNGGYVFPAALTLSSTVVARPRKDRQINLIATDLGIMVSASLDELEKHKDIKWGNYQLGVADELQKAGYKLVGCDMLFHDTVPLGSGLSSSAAIEVVTAITLVTLGNEAHGVNSGIDMVEMAKISQTAEHNYVGVNCGIMDQFASAMGKANHAIFLDCKDLSFEHVPLDLKGYRIVISNTKKKRSLGAVKYNERRSECEAGLEILKKAIPGISCLGEISAEQFEKNKHLITDEVVRKRVEHVIYEDDRVLKSVEALKKGDLHSFGRYMIESHNSLRDLYEVTGLELDTLVEEALKIDGVIGSRMTGAGFGGCTVSIVREDAVDRFIEDVGSAYTQKTGITAEFYVSEVGDGGREIK; encoded by the coding sequence ATGGATATTAATCAATTAAAGCAAAAATTCATTGAGATCTTCGGTGATAATGGAGAAGCACTGAGAGTGTTTTCATCTCCCGGACGGGTTAACCTGATAGGGGAGCATACGGACTATAACGGGGGTTATGTTTTCCCGGCAGCTCTTACATTAAGCTCAACGGTAGTTGCGAGGCCGAGGAAGGACAGACAGATAAATCTTATAGCTACCGACCTGGGAATAATGGTTTCGGCTTCCTTGGACGAACTGGAAAAGCATAAGGATATTAAATGGGGAAATTATCAGTTGGGAGTAGCAGATGAGCTTCAAAAGGCAGGATACAAGCTGGTAGGCTGTGATATGCTCTTCCATGACACAGTGCCACTGGGCAGCGGATTGTCATCATCGGCTGCAATTGAGGTGGTCACCGCCATCACGCTGGTGACTCTGGGAAATGAAGCCCATGGAGTAAACAGCGGCATAGACATGGTGGAGATGGCGAAGATAAGCCAGACGGCCGAGCATAATTATGTTGGTGTCAATTGTGGAATCATGGACCAGTTCGCGTCTGCGATGGGCAAAGCAAACCATGCCATATTCCTTGATTGCAAGGATTTGAGCTTTGAGCACGTTCCGCTGGATTTAAAGGGATACAGAATTGTAATATCCAATACAAAAAAGAAGAGAAGCCTGGGAGCGGTAAAGTACAATGAGAGAAGAAGCGAATGCGAAGCAGGGCTGGAGATATTAAAAAAGGCGATTCCCGGCATATCCTGTCTGGGTGAGATTTCAGCAGAGCAATTTGAAAAGAATAAGCACCTTATCACCGATGAAGTTGTGAGGAAAAGGGTTGAACATGTCATATACGAGGACGACAGGGTGCTGAAATCGGTTGAAGCTTTGAAAAAAGGCGACTTACATAGCTTTGGCCGGTATATGATTGAGTCCCATAATTCCCTCAGAGATCTTTATGAAGTTACAGGCCTCGAATTGGATACTCTGGTGGAAGAAGCACTGAAAATTGACGGCGTCATCGGCTCAAGGATGACCGGGGCAGGCTTTGGAGGTTGTACTGTAAGCATTGTCAGGGAAGATGCCGTAGACAGATTTATTGAAGATGTCGGCAGCGCATACACTCAAAAAACTGGCATCACTGCTGAGTTCTACGTTTCCGAGGTCGGCGACGGAGGCAGGGAGATTAAGTAA
- a CDS encoding RluA family pseudouridine synthase yields MEREQRKNSFNIRIIYEDNHLLVVEKPVNILSQADETGDPDMLTLLKQDIKLRYNKPGEVYLGLVHRLDRPVGGVMVFARTSKAASRLSDQIRRRVFKKTYLAVVHGKLPASYGKLQHYLAKNEKTNMVKVVERDHAKAMEAVLDYEVLGMTDDLSLVKINLHTGRPHQIRVQFSAIGNPLYGDQKYGGYPEKSYRQIALWSSKIVLNHPTRKVDMAFECSPPYVYPWSSFDIDSF; encoded by the coding sequence ATGGAAAGGGAACAAAGGAAGAATTCTTTTAATATCAGGATAATATATGAAGACAATCATCTTCTGGTGGTGGAAAAGCCGGTAAATATCCTTTCCCAGGCCGATGAAACCGGAGATCCGGACATGCTGACCCTTTTAAAGCAGGATATTAAGCTCAGATACAATAAACCCGGAGAGGTATACCTTGGACTGGTGCACCGGCTGGACCGGCCGGTGGGAGGTGTGATGGTCTTTGCCAGAACATCCAAGGCTGCCTCAAGGCTGTCCGACCAGATCAGAAGACGCGTGTTCAAAAAGACATATCTGGCGGTGGTGCATGGAAAGCTTCCGGCCAGTTACGGGAAACTTCAGCATTATCTTGCAAAAAACGAAAAGACCAATATGGTAAAAGTGGTGGAAAGAGATCATGCAAAAGCCATGGAAGCAGTGCTGGATTATGAAGTACTGGGTATGACGGATGATCTAAGCCTTGTAAAAATAAATCTGCATACTGGACGTCCCCATCAGATAAGGGTTCAGTTTTCAGCCATAGGAAATCCGCTGTACGGTGATCAGAAGTATGGCGGATATCCTGAAAAGTCATATCGGCAGATTGCCCTGTGGTCATCAAAGATAGTGCTGAATCATCCAACCCGAAAGGTCGATATGGCTTTTGAATGTAGTCCGCCATATGTATACCCGTGGAGCAGTTTTGATATTGACAGCTTTTAG
- the galT gene encoding UDP-glucose--hexose-1-phosphate uridylyltransferase: protein MINPAYEIERLLKYGQHWGLLGKWDVVPTRNALLDLFQISEPYDGLVEEESYDSPVPILDNLLDYAYETGLLKENTVTYRDLLDTRIMGLLMPRQSEVIEKFYNTVREKSIKQATDDYYTLSKASNYIRMDRIEKNLYWLASTEYGDIEITVNLSKPEKDPKAIAAARNMKQSSYPKCQLCLENVGYAGRVNHPARENHRVIPIELGNEQWFLQYSPYVYYNEHCIVFSEAHRPMKISREAFLRLLEFVEKVPHYFIGSNADLPIVGGSILSHDHFQGGHHQFPMEKAQVERTFIHKDFPDVKVGIVKWPMSVIRLSGASKEDLVELADRVLALWREYSDESVEVLAYSEEGGKKTPHNTITPIARKNRNQEYELDLVLRNNRTSKEHPYGIFHPHEDLHHIKKENIGLIEVMGLAVLPGRLSVEMEGIKAILAGEKPFDEKRLMEDEDLGKHLPWIQELVEKYGTGNQKDDTEEIVKKEIGRIFTRVLEDAGVFKRDQKGMDSFLKFMDHAGFSIKGDSGK from the coding sequence ATGATAAACCCGGCATATGAGATTGAAAGACTGTTGAAATATGGACAGCACTGGGGGCTGCTGGGCAAATGGGATGTAGTTCCCACACGGAATGCTCTTTTGGACCTTTTTCAGATTTCAGAGCCCTATGATGGGCTGGTGGAAGAAGAAAGCTATGATTCGCCCGTACCCATCCTCGACAATCTGTTGGATTATGCCTACGAAACCGGGCTTCTTAAAGAGAATACGGTTACCTACAGGGATTTGCTGGACACCAGGATCATGGGCTTGCTGATGCCAAGACAGTCGGAAGTGATTGAAAAATTTTATAATACAGTCAGGGAAAAGTCCATAAAGCAGGCGACAGACGATTATTATACCCTGTCAAAAGCTTCAAATTATATCCGCATGGATAGGATTGAAAAGAATCTTTATTGGCTGGCCTCCACTGAGTACGGCGATATTGAGATTACAGTGAACCTTTCAAAGCCTGAAAAGGACCCTAAAGCGATAGCAGCGGCAAGGAACATGAAGCAAAGCAGCTATCCGAAATGCCAGCTTTGCCTTGAAAATGTCGGATATGCAGGCAGGGTCAACCATCCTGCCAGGGAAAACCATAGAGTGATCCCGATAGAACTGGGCAATGAACAGTGGTTCCTGCAATATTCACCATATGTTTACTATAATGAGCATTGCATAGTGTTTTCCGAAGCACACAGGCCCATGAAAATCAGCAGAGAGGCATTCCTGAGGCTTTTGGAGTTCGTTGAGAAGGTGCCCCATTATTTTATTGGCTCCAATGCCGATCTGCCAATTGTCGGAGGTTCCATACTGAGCCACGACCATTTCCAGGGAGGACATCACCAGTTCCCCATGGAAAAGGCCCAGGTGGAGAGGACTTTTATCCATAAGGATTTTCCCGATGTCAAGGTGGGAATTGTAAAGTGGCCAATGTCGGTTATAAGGCTGTCGGGAGCAAGCAAAGAGGATTTGGTAGAACTGGCCGACCGAGTATTGGCGCTTTGGAGGGAGTACAGCGATGAGTCTGTCGAAGTGTTGGCATATAGTGAAGAAGGCGGAAAGAAAACTCCCCATAACACAATAACACCTATAGCGCGGAAGAACCGGAACCAGGAGTATGAGCTGGATCTGGTGCTCAGGAACAATCGTACGTCAAAGGAGCATCCTTATGGGATATTTCACCCGCATGAGGATCTCCACCACATAAAGAAGGAAAACATAGGTCTCATAGAAGTTATGGGACTGGCAGTGCTCCCGGGAAGGCTGAGCGTGGAGATGGAGGGCATCAAAGCTATCCTGGCCGGTGAAAAGCCTTTTGATGAAAAAAGGCTCATGGAGGATGAGGATTTAGGAAAACACCTCCCGTGGATTCAAGAATTGGTGGAAAAATACGGAACCGGCAACCAAAAAGATGACACCGAGGAAATAGTGAAAAAGGAGATTGGCAGAATTTTCACCCGGGTATTGGAAGATGCGGGAGTTTTCAAACGGGATCAAAAGGGAATGGATTCATTCCTGAAATTTATGGATCACGCAGGATTCAGCATAAAGGGAGATAGTGGAAAATAG
- a CDS encoding class I SAM-dependent methyltransferase encodes MLLADKWKDYELLDTGDGEKLERWGKYVLRRPDPQVIWPSTDNEKAWAKADAHYHRSQSGGGSWEYKTKLPSRWTISYGKLSFYIEPTGFKHTGLFPEQAVNWEWMMDKIRSASKPVRVLNLFAYTGGATVACAYAGAEVCHVDAAKGMVTRAKENLELSGLKDRTVRFITDDVIKFVQREKRRGKMYEGIIMDPPSYGRGPKGELWKIEDELYGLVEMCMDILSPEPVFFLINSYTTGLAPSVLTNILSMSMIKKFGGQAYSDEIGLPIKASGLVLPCGASGRWER; translated from the coding sequence ATGTTGCTTGCTGATAAATGGAAAGATTATGAACTTTTAGATACAGGAGACGGTGAAAAACTTGAAAGATGGGGTAAATATGTTTTAAGACGGCCGGACCCCCAGGTCATATGGCCCAGCACAGACAATGAAAAGGCGTGGGCGAAGGCAGATGCCCATTACCATAGAAGCCAGAGCGGGGGAGGAAGCTGGGAGTATAAGACAAAGCTGCCTTCCCGATGGACGATATCCTATGGTAAGCTCTCATTTTATATAGAACCTACAGGATTCAAGCATACCGGACTATTCCCTGAACAGGCTGTAAACTGGGAATGGATGATGGATAAGATTAGATCTGCCTCTAAACCGGTACGGGTTCTAAACCTTTTTGCGTACACCGGAGGGGCTACTGTCGCTTGTGCTTACGCAGGAGCCGAGGTTTGCCATGTGGATGCTGCCAAGGGCATGGTGACCAGGGCAAAGGAGAACCTTGAGCTCTCAGGGTTGAAGGACAGAACGGTGCGGTTTATAACCGATGATGTGATAAAATTTGTGCAGAGGGAAAAGCGCCGGGGTAAGATGTACGAGGGGATCATCATGGACCCTCCTTCCTATGGCAGAGGGCCCAAGGGTGAACTGTGGAAGATAGAAGATGAGCTTTACGGACTTGTGGAGATGTGCATGGATATATTAAGCCCTGAACCGGTATTCTTCCTGATAAATTCCTATACAACAGGTCTGGCGCCCAGTGTTCTTACCAACATTTTATCCATGTCGATGATAAAGAAGTTTGGAGGGCAAGCATATAGTGACGAAATAGGCCTGCCTATAAAAGCGTCAGGACTGGTGCTGCCTTGTGGAGCTTCAGGCAGGTGGGAAAGGTAA
- a CDS encoding rhomboid family intramembrane serine protease: MQSRAITRNYILKELVENNGFRPLTDASGNILKFDHIDILQKQSWGAVFIFELIDGDYFSEDEMVRRLENGYNAIRSIEGQYPVVLIEAFTFENGIPESKLRLLEDMLGKMQWYKRYITSFCLDMVTSRVIRLFEPPVNLEGLEKILDRAVMLDERFVKSWEYSTDPYFNQDTEKNRTRSLRLSDKKIVVSYALIAINALIWLITYFYGKMYDVNANMIFGAKFNPLIMEGQYWRLITPIFLHGGLLHLAVNSYSLYAVGPTVEKLYGPARIAVIYLVAGIMGNVASFIFSINPSVGASGAIFGLLGALLYMGHKYRDFFRRTIGRDVIVTIVFNIAYGFTQSGIDNYAHIGGLIGGYLAAWAVGLLGEKGLNKAKVLSWVAILILVAGGVYIGFNMPANIELKMIYDYYINFGK; encoded by the coding sequence TTGCAAAGCAGAGCTATAACAAGAAATTATATTTTAAAAGAGCTTGTTGAAAATAATGGATTTAGACCTCTTACAGATGCCAGCGGCAATATTCTCAAGTTTGATCATATAGACATACTTCAAAAGCAGTCCTGGGGCGCAGTGTTTATCTTTGAACTTATAGATGGGGATTACTTCAGTGAGGATGAGATGGTAAGAAGGCTGGAAAATGGTTATAATGCCATCAGATCCATAGAAGGTCAATATCCGGTGGTGCTGATTGAAGCTTTTACATTTGAAAATGGTATCCCTGAAAGCAAGCTGAGACTATTGGAAGACATGTTGGGTAAAATGCAATGGTATAAGAGATACATAACAAGCTTCTGTCTTGATATGGTAACTTCCCGGGTCATCAGACTTTTTGAACCGCCAGTGAACCTGGAAGGACTGGAAAAGATATTGGATAGAGCTGTAATGTTGGATGAGAGATTCGTAAAGTCTTGGGAGTATTCCACGGACCCTTATTTTAATCAGGATACAGAAAAAAATAGAACTCGGAGTCTTAGGCTGTCGGATAAAAAAATCGTAGTATCCTATGCGCTCATAGCTATAAATGCTCTTATTTGGCTAATAACATATTTTTATGGAAAGATGTATGATGTAAATGCCAATATGATATTTGGTGCAAAATTCAATCCTCTCATAATGGAAGGCCAGTACTGGAGGCTTATTACCCCCATTTTTCTTCACGGTGGACTGCTTCACCTGGCTGTCAATTCCTATTCCCTGTATGCCGTCGGACCTACGGTTGAAAAGCTTTATGGTCCGGCAAGGATTGCAGTAATCTACTTAGTAGCAGGTATAATGGGAAATGTAGCCAGCTTCATTTTTTCAATAAACCCGTCGGTGGGTGCGTCCGGAGCCATATTTGGCCTTTTGGGAGCACTTCTATATATGGGGCATAAATACAGGGATTTTTTCAGAAGGACCATAGGACGGGATGTCATAGTAACGATTGTGTTTAATATAGCCTATGGATTTACCCAATCCGGAATTGACAACTATGCCCATATCGGCGGGCTGATAGGGGGTTATCTTGCAGCCTGGGCAGTAGGTCTGCTGGGGGAGAAGGGCTTAAACAAGGCAAAGGTTCTTTCCTGGGTGGCAATACTGATCCTGGTTGCCGGAGGTGTTTATATCGGGTTCAATATGCCGGCTAATATAGAGTTAAAAATGATATATGACTATTATATAAATTTTGGAAAATGA
- a CDS encoding AraC family transcriptional regulator, translating to MLEKIYITNSNHTDLNMYRCGIEDCAPGHCWGPAVRDHFLIHYVLRGKGTFTINGRTYKLEKGQGFLIPPNVVTQYQADGIDPWSYSWVGFNGLKAESYLSRANLSLENPIFVYDRDDFVKDLFLKMVATKNLEKTREIYLLGYLYIFLGRMMDIAEENHAFETKEDRKEAYIKKAIEYIEMNYYRKISVSEMCRHVGLDRSYVYSVFKEYLNVSPQEYLIKYRMDKARELLKNMQLSIGDVSRSVGYEDALLFSRMFKKINGMSPKNYRKELQPLSGIVQRSRNR from the coding sequence TTGCTGGAAAAGATATACATTACCAACTCCAATCACACAGATTTAAATATGTACCGATGTGGTATAGAAGATTGCGCCCCGGGACATTGCTGGGGTCCGGCGGTCAGGGATCATTTTCTGATTCATTACGTGCTTCGGGGAAAAGGCACATTTACCATAAACGGCAGAACCTACAAGCTGGAAAAAGGCCAAGGCTTCCTGATTCCTCCCAATGTCGTCACCCAGTACCAGGCGGACGGCATAGATCCATGGAGCTATTCCTGGGTAGGTTTTAACGGTTTGAAGGCGGAAAGCTACCTGTCGAGAGCCAATCTTTCTTTGGAAAACCCGATATTCGTATATGACAGGGACGACTTTGTAAAGGACCTGTTTTTAAAGATGGTGGCAACAAAAAACCTCGAAAAAACAAGGGAGATTTATTTGCTGGGCTATTTGTATATTTTCCTTGGGCGCATGATGGATATCGCGGAAGAAAACCATGCCTTTGAAACTAAAGAGGACAGGAAGGAAGCTTACATTAAAAAGGCCATAGAATACATAGAAATGAATTATTACAGGAAAATAAGCGTTTCCGAAATGTGCCGGCATGTGGGCCTGGACAGAAGCTATGTCTACTCCGTTTTTAAAGAGTATCTTAATGTATCCCCCCAGGAATACCTTATAAAGTACAGGATGGATAAAGCCCGGGAACTTCTTAAAAACATGCAGCTATCCATCGGAGATGTCTCCCGTTCTGTGGGATATGAAGATGCTCTGCTGTTTTCCAGGATGTTTAAAAAGATCAACGGAATGTCTCCTAAAAACTATAGAAAAGAGCTGCAGCCTTTATCTGGTATAGTGCAACGCAGCCGCAACAGATAA
- a CDS encoding extracellular solute-binding protein has product MNSIFKKTISIIMVIGLILAIFSGCDSKESEKKPDTGNTSSTSDTVVSKDSNFNPEGLPIVNEPITLNVLTTRWGSMGDSFTQNQWLIDLEKKTNVKIEWQVQSLNDWGEQKSIMLASGELPEVIIGSQTFNDTDIMNNKELFLDLTDLIDKYMPNLKEAMKTIPEFKTIVTFPDGKIYSLPKNLPSRPMTCNQPIINKKWLDNLGLKEPTTIDELYNVLKAFKEQDANGNGDPNDEFPICGAKGLPMDLLNPFGITDLNGTNMMVLDDGSLAYYPITENYKEGLKWLRKLYAEGIIDPESFTQDATMQDSKRKNPSVSLVGFDYAWTPDALFGQWSSEYIALAPIKGPDGKQYAAGDKNGISSIMRNEAEITKFCKHPEVAARWLDQFYDGEASIQNFWGAIGTVITKNSDGTYTLNDPPEGTSADAWYWDQSLRDFGPKYVSPEFQKKIKLSPNSGDGLKLELSKLGDPYITTPYPNVMFTVEEHESLSSLLTDIGKFVETTRADWITNGGIDEGWDNYIKQLEEMGLDQLIKIYTDAYNRFKQAN; this is encoded by the coding sequence ATGAATAGCATTTTCAAGAAGACCATCAGCATTATTATGGTCATTGGACTGATTCTCGCTATTTTCTCAGGATGCGACAGTAAAGAGTCTGAAAAAAAGCCTGATACTGGAAACACCTCAAGCACTTCCGACACAGTCGTGAGTAAAGACTCAAACTTTAATCCGGAAGGTCTGCCCATCGTAAATGAGCCGATCACCCTTAATGTGCTTACCACCCGTTGGGGCAGTATGGGAGACTCTTTCACCCAGAACCAATGGCTTATCGACCTTGAAAAGAAAACCAATGTTAAAATCGAATGGCAGGTCCAGTCCTTGAACGACTGGGGTGAGCAGAAATCCATAATGCTTGCCAGCGGAGAGCTGCCGGAGGTAATAATCGGCTCCCAGACTTTCAATGATACCGATATCATGAACAACAAAGAGTTGTTCCTTGATCTGACGGACCTCATCGACAAATATATGCCCAACCTGAAGGAAGCAATGAAAACCATACCGGAATTCAAAACCATAGTAACATTCCCCGACGGCAAGATCTATTCCCTGCCAAAGAACCTGCCTTCACGGCCTATGACCTGCAACCAGCCCATTATTAATAAAAAATGGCTGGATAACCTCGGTCTGAAAGAGCCTACGACTATTGACGAGCTGTATAACGTATTGAAAGCCTTTAAGGAGCAGGATGCCAACGGAAACGGCGATCCCAACGACGAATTCCCTATCTGCGGAGCCAAAGGTCTTCCCATGGATCTGTTAAACCCCTTTGGTATTACAGATCTTAACGGAACTAACATGATGGTTTTGGATGACGGCAGCCTTGCTTACTACCCGATTACGGAGAATTACAAAGAAGGCCTGAAGTGGCTCAGAAAGCTCTATGCCGAAGGTATAATAGATCCTGAGTCCTTTACCCAGGATGCAACCATGCAGGACAGCAAGAGAAAGAATCCGTCAGTTTCTCTCGTAGGTTTTGACTACGCTTGGACTCCCGATGCCCTTTTCGGTCAGTGGTCCAGCGAGTATATCGCCCTGGCTCCCATCAAAGGACCCGACGGAAAGCAATACGCAGCCGGCGATAAAAACGGTATATCAAGTATCATGAGAAACGAAGCGGAAATCACCAAGTTCTGCAAGCATCCGGAAGTAGCCGCCCGTTGGCTGGATCAGTTCTATGACGGGGAAGCCAGCATTCAGAACTTCTGGGGAGCTATCGGTACCGTCATCACCAAGAACAGCGACGGAACATATACTTTGAATGATCCTCCGGAAGGAACCAGCGCCGACGCATGGTATTGGGATCAGAGCCTTAGAGATTTCGGTCCGAAATATGTCAGTCCGGAATTCCAAAAGAAAATCAAGCTTTCACCGAACAGCGGCGACGGCCTCAAGCTGGAACTCAGCAAACTGGGGGATCCTTATATAACCACACCGTATCCCAATGTCATGTTCACGGTAGAAGAACATGAAAGCCTTTCCTCTTTGCTTACTGACATAGGCAAATTTGTTGAGACTACCAGAGCTGATTGGATCACCAACGGAGGAATTGATGAAGGTTGGGACAATTACATCAAGCAATTGGAAGAAATGGGATTAGACCAACTCATAAAGATTTATACCGATGCCTATAACCGTTTCAAACAAGCCAATTAA